In one Terriglobales bacterium genomic region, the following are encoded:
- the nadD gene encoding nicotinate-nucleotide adenylyltransferase — protein MNVGLFGGTFDPIHRGHLAVARAARERFQLGRILFVPAGSPPHKNNQPITSFAHRYAMAALATAGEKTFVPSDIESPEHLGDRPSYTIDTVRRLKKQLKKSDRLFFLIGMDAFKDIAKWRQPEDVLRETEFIVMARPGFSLGEIGASLPESMRPAPAVTRALKQQPAAGDIVLAGATIHLLPDTHEKISATQIRAAARTGRKLDSLVGPAVADYIRKSGIYKDPARTTGGNKATSHSNVVQFARR, from the coding sequence ATGAACGTCGGACTGTTCGGCGGCACTTTCGATCCCATCCATCGCGGACACCTCGCGGTTGCCCGCGCCGCCCGAGAGCGCTTCCAACTCGGACGCATCCTCTTTGTCCCAGCCGGATCGCCGCCACACAAAAATAACCAGCCGATCACCTCGTTCGCTCACCGCTACGCCATGGCCGCCCTCGCGACTGCCGGCGAGAAAACTTTCGTTCCTTCTGACATCGAATCGCCAGAGCACCTGGGCGACCGGCCGTCTTACACCATTGACACCGTCCGTCGCCTCAAAAAGCAGCTGAAAAAGTCCGACCGGTTGTTCTTTCTCATTGGCATGGACGCCTTCAAAGACATCGCGAAGTGGCGGCAACCCGAGGACGTCCTTCGCGAAACCGAATTCATCGTCATGGCTCGTCCCGGATTTTCTCTGGGAGAGATCGGGGCGTCTCTGCCCGAATCGATGCGGCCCGCTCCGGCGGTCACCCGAGCCCTCAAGCAGCAGCCAGCCGCGGGTGATATCGTCTTAGCAGGGGCCACGATCCACCTGCTCCCTGATACACACGAAAAGATTTCTGCAACTCAGATCCGGGCGGCGGCCAGGACGGGGCGAAAACTGGATTCGCTCGTCGGCCCAGCCGTGGCGGACTACATCCGTAAATCCGGCATCTACAAAGATCCGGCCCGAACAACGGGCGGGAACAAAGCAACATCGCACTCGAACGTCGTCCAATTCGCTAGGCGTTAA
- the rsfS gene encoding ribosome silencing factor: protein MTQMLEAVTAAEAKKAEEISILEMDKASGAFTDYFVICSGSNPRQIQAISDEVEERLASTGVHPTHVEGYNQAEWVLLDYVDFVVHVFSPKARNFYNLERLWKSAKRYEPTDLTATGTKKRSAARRTTSPSRKKSTTTRTTHSRAKKA from the coding sequence ATGACCCAAATGCTGGAAGCGGTTACCGCAGCCGAAGCCAAAAAGGCCGAAGAAATCTCCATCCTGGAGATGGATAAGGCCTCCGGAGCATTCACCGATTATTTCGTCATCTGCTCTGGTAGCAACCCGCGGCAGATTCAAGCCATCTCGGATGAGGTAGAGGAGAGACTTGCGAGCACCGGAGTCCATCCCACCCATGTCGAGGGTTACAACCAGGCTGAATGGGTGCTGCTGGATTATGTGGACTTCGTGGTTCACGTTTTCTCTCCCAAGGCGCGCAACTTCTACAACCTGGAGCGGCTTTGGAAGTCGGCAAAACGTTACGAGCCAACGGACCTAACGGCCACGGGTACGAAAAAGCGGTCGGCGGCGCGGCGGACTACATCCCCGTCGCGGAAAAAGAGCACCACCACCCGGACGACTCACTCACGGGCGAAGAAGGCCTAA
- a CDS encoding sigma-54 dependent transcriptional regulator produces MILRAWVAADSATVRLIQEARSIARTSSTVLIRGESGSGKDLLAWILHALSSRADRPFVRVDCASLPPELIESELFGQELVAGHFGRIETAAGGTLVLDEVSALSIPAQAKLLRVIEERRFERLGGARSIGVDARIVALTNINLEQAVLRRVFREDLFYRLNVIPMVIPALRERVVDIRPLALHFLDRYSQMNRRTRMVFGGAVMEALESYSWPGNVRELRDVVEKAVQNATGTEITLLDLPQPVRDCAAGAIRTKLSLQDLERNYIAEVLEHTKGKKTLAAKILGISRKTLLEKRKRYGFE; encoded by the coding sequence ATGATTCTTCGCGCCTGGGTCGCGGCCGACTCGGCCACCGTCCGGCTAATACAGGAGGCGCGCAGTATTGCGCGAACCTCGTCCACGGTCCTGATCCGTGGCGAAAGCGGTTCTGGCAAGGACCTGCTCGCGTGGATACTCCACGCGCTCAGCTCCCGGGCCGACCGGCCTTTCGTGCGGGTCGATTGCGCCAGCCTGCCCCCCGAACTGATTGAGAGCGAACTCTTCGGCCAGGAACTCGTCGCCGGACACTTCGGACGGATCGAGACCGCCGCCGGGGGCACGCTTGTCCTCGATGAAGTCAGCGCCCTCAGCATCCCGGCTCAAGCCAAGCTGCTGCGCGTCATCGAGGAGCGCCGTTTCGAGCGCCTCGGCGGCGCCCGTTCCATCGGCGTTGACGCCCGTATCGTCGCCCTCACCAACATCAATCTCGAGCAGGCGGTTCTTCGCCGTGTCTTCCGCGAAGACCTCTTTTACCGGCTCAACGTTATCCCCATGGTCATCCCGGCCTTGCGCGAGCGTGTCGTCGACATCCGCCCGCTGGCGTTGCACTTCCTTGACCGCTATAGCCAGATGAACCGTCGCACGCGCATGGTATTCGGCGGTGCCGTCATGGAAGCCCTTGAGTCCTACTCCTGGCCCGGAAACGTCCGCGAACTTCGCGACGTTGTCGAGAAGGCCGTCCAAAACGCCACCGGCACGGAAATCACGTTGCTCGATCTTCCGCAACCGGTGCGCGACTGCGCCGCTGGAGCGATCCGGACAAAGCTGTCACTGCAAGACCTCGAGCGGAATTACATTGCCGAAGTGCTCGAGCACACGAAAGGGAAGAAGACGCTCGCGGCAAAGATCCTCGGCATCAGCCGCAAGACGCTGCTGGAAAAACGTAAGCGCTACGGATTCGAATAG
- a CDS encoding DUF1778 domain-containing protein gives MAAKAGKRKKAENRSGTERLEARIGADQKRFFQRAASLRGISLTEFMVASMHEAALKTVEEHALLTLTAHEQQVFVDTLLNPPAPNRALRMATERYDRMVSR, from the coding sequence ATGGCCGCCAAGGCAGGGAAGCGCAAGAAAGCAGAGAATCGTAGCGGTACCGAGCGGCTTGAAGCGCGGATTGGTGCCGACCAGAAGAGATTTTTCCAGCGCGCTGCTTCTCTCCGCGGCATCAGTCTCACGGAATTCATGGTCGCTTCCATGCACGAAGCGGCTCTGAAGACCGTAGAAGAGCATGCGCTATTGACCCTGACTGCCCACGAACAGCAGGTTTTCGTAGACACGCTGTTGAATCCTCCAGCTCCCAACCGGGCCTTGCGCATGGCTACCGAACGCTACGACAGGATGGTGAGCCGCTAA